In a genomic window of Vespula vulgaris chromosome 13, iyVesVulg1.1, whole genome shotgun sequence:
- the LOC127068370 gene encoding regulator of MON1-CCZ1 complex isoform X3 — MEDKGPVISIKFSPDMNILAIQRTNTSVEFMNFSPSHEPDGIEYSQSCKGRTATILGFVWTHGNEILFVTDQGVELFQVNPEKRTTKTLKSSNLVINWFVFCPKSYLVLLSTGTVGNLMQALHVTPGNIQKFTKFEMEPSTTKPGKLAVSERDVALAVLYGTPCIIVLRHQPGANRSVGTAFVYVYTIHKMLTIKKSHILKLDASGRFAINVVDNLIIVHHQASKTSMIFDIMLPGVSDGTVIHHTSVASAKSIKPYNLVVPGATLSDELLQPCQLYSPNWVVFQPNIVIDVKLGCLWYIELRLEVLIKLIKDKVLLVEFLMQRSNAKQILIQVLQQFMTELPISLMDIPAIFDKINPVYRNYLEKEIQNQIGTPLQNNTKNGSTTTENYKYKLKIEQSDMYSIILPKFPENTIEPKMIVWVLLEYIRSLTEHGIPVEHYLHELVITTLVHRKAYYQLHQLLQYHVVADSKHLACLLLSLENLYPAAHQLALDMLKRLGNAHEEIIEVLLSKGHILAALRYVRSVGMIDQVSARKFLEAAKASNDATLFHSVFKFFEQRNLRLRNTTAFTRGEHCQPYVQHFKYLFQGTDNGCNSDTNSNVTTISS, encoded by the exons atGGAGGATAAAGGTCCGGTGATCTCTATAAAGTTTTCTCCAGATATGAATATACTTGCGATACAACGTACAAACACATCTGTAGAGTTTATGAATTTCTCTCCGTCGCATGAACCAGATGGTATAGAGTACTCTCAGTCTTGCAAGGGAAGGACTGCCACTATATTAGGTTTTGTTTGGACACATggcaatgaaatattatttgttaccGATCAAGGAGTAGAATTGTTTCAA GTAAATCCAGAGAAACGTACTACTAAAACATTGAAATCTTCTAATTTAGTGATTAATTGGTTTGTATTTTGTCCTAAAAGCTATTTGGTTCTATTATCTACTGGTACAGTAGGAAATTTAATGCAAGCATTACACGTAACGCCTGGCAACATTCAAAAATTTACTAAATTTGAAA TGGAACCTAGTACAACCAAGCCAGGAAAGCTCGCTGTCTCTGAAAGAGATGTGGCTTTAGCTGTTTTGTATGGGACACCTTGTATTATTGTTTTGCGACATCAACCAGGAGCTAATCGTTCTGTTGGAACtgcatttgtatatgtatatactattcataa GAtgttaacgattaaaaaaagtcATATTCTTAAGCTTGATGCCAGTGGACGATTCGCTATTAATGTTGTAGATAATCTCATTATTGTTCATCATCAGGCATCAAAG acatcaatgatttttgatataatgtTGCCTGGTGTAAGCGATGGCACTGTGATACATCATACTAGTGTAGCATCAGCAAAATCTATTAAACCATATAATCTTGTTGTCCCAGGTGCAACTTTGTCAGACGAATTGTTACAGCCTTGTCAATTAT ATTCTCCTAATTGGGTAGTATTTCAACCAAATATAGTGATCGATGTTAAGTTAGGATGCTTATG GTACATAGAACTGAGGTTGGAAGTGTTAATTAAACTTATTAAAGACAAAGTTTTATTAGTAGAATTTCTTATGCAGCGATCTAATgcaaaacaaatattaatacaagTGTTACAACAATTTATGACTGAATTGCCAATAAGTTTAATGGATATTCCAGCAATTTTTGACAAAATTAATCCTGTGTACAGAAATTATCTTGAAAAGGAAATACAGAATCAG atTGGTACACCTCTTcagaataatacaaaaaatggTAGCACTACTACAGAAAATTACaagtacaaattaaaaattgaacaaaGTGATATGTATAGTATCATTTTGCCAAAATTCCCTGAAAATACAATAGAACCAAAAATGATAGTATGGGTCCTTCTAGAATATATCAG GTCTTTAACAGAACATGGAATCCCTGTGGAACATTATTTACACGAGTTAGTTATCACAACATTGGTACATAGGAAAGCATATTATCAATTACATCAATTATTGCAATATCATGTTGTAGCTGACTCGAAACATTTAGCTTGTTTGTTGCTGTccttagaaaatttatatccaGCTGCTCATCAGTTAGCATTAGATATGTTAAAACGATTAGGAAATGCACACGAGGAAATAATCGAAGTACTTTTATCCAAAGGACATATTTTAGCTGCTCTTCG ATATGTCCGTTCAGTGGGAATGATAGATCAAGTATCGGCTCGAAAATTTTTAGAAGCAGCAAAAGCTTCCAACGATGCCactctttttcattctgtCTTCAAATTCTTTGAACAGCGTAATTTAAGGTTACGTAATACAACAGCTTTCACAAGAGGAGAACATTGTCAACCATATGTTcaacattttaaatatttgtttcaagGGACGGATAATGGGTGTAATTCCGATACAAACTCTAATGTTACTACAATCTCATCGTAA
- the LOC127068370 gene encoding regulator of MON1-CCZ1 complex isoform X1: MEKEKEGNDDYYLELSSDPIRFESVSCLTNVFFDDSKQQVFAVRSGGVTGVLVKGPNQNIIFRMEDKGPVISIKFSPDMNILAIQRTNTSVEFMNFSPSHEPDGIEYSQSCKGRTATILGFVWTHGNEILFVTDQGVELFQVNPEKRTTKTLKSSNLVINWFVFCPKSYLVLLSTGTVGNLMQALHVTPGNIQKFTKFEMEPSTTKPGKLAVSERDVALAVLYGTPCIIVLRHQPGANRSVGTAFVYVYTIHKMLTIKKSHILKLDASGRFAINVVDNLIIVHHQASKTSMIFDIMLPGVSDGTVIHHTSVASAKSIKPYNLVVPGATLSDELLQPCQLYSPNWVVFQPNIVIDVKLGCLWYIELRLEVLIKLIKDKVLLVEFLMQRSNAKQILIQVLQQFMTELPISLMDIPAIFDKINPVYRNYLEKEIQNQIGTPLQNNTKNGSTTTENYKYKLKIEQSDMYSIILPKFPENTIEPKMIVWVLLEYIRSLTEHGIPVEHYLHELVITTLVHRKAYYQLHQLLQYHVVADSKHLACLLLSLENLYPAAHQLALDMLKRLGNAHEEIIEVLLSKGHILAALRYVRSVGMIDQVSARKFLEAAKASNDATLFHSVFKFFEQRNLRLRNTTAFTRGEHCQPYVQHFKYLFQGTDNGCNSDTNSNVTTISS, encoded by the exons atggagaaggagaaggaagggaatgatgattattatttggaATTATCTTCTGATCCCATTAGGTTTGAATCCGTTAGCTGTCTCACCAATGTTTTTTTCGATGATTCTAAACAGCAA GTCTTTGCTGTTCGATCTGGGGGTGTCACTGGTGTTTTGGTCAAGGGGCctaatcaaaatataatatttagaatGGAGGATAAAGGTCCGGTGATCTCTATAAAGTTTTCTCCAGATATGAATATACTTGCGATACAACGTACAAACACATCTGTAGAGTTTATGAATTTCTCTCCGTCGCATGAACCAGATGGTATAGAGTACTCTCAGTCTTGCAAGGGAAGGACTGCCACTATATTAGGTTTTGTTTGGACACATggcaatgaaatattatttgttaccGATCAAGGAGTAGAATTGTTTCAA GTAAATCCAGAGAAACGTACTACTAAAACATTGAAATCTTCTAATTTAGTGATTAATTGGTTTGTATTTTGTCCTAAAAGCTATTTGGTTCTATTATCTACTGGTACAGTAGGAAATTTAATGCAAGCATTACACGTAACGCCTGGCAACATTCAAAAATTTACTAAATTTGAAA TGGAACCTAGTACAACCAAGCCAGGAAAGCTCGCTGTCTCTGAAAGAGATGTGGCTTTAGCTGTTTTGTATGGGACACCTTGTATTATTGTTTTGCGACATCAACCAGGAGCTAATCGTTCTGTTGGAACtgcatttgtatatgtatatactattcataa GAtgttaacgattaaaaaaagtcATATTCTTAAGCTTGATGCCAGTGGACGATTCGCTATTAATGTTGTAGATAATCTCATTATTGTTCATCATCAGGCATCAAAG acatcaatgatttttgatataatgtTGCCTGGTGTAAGCGATGGCACTGTGATACATCATACTAGTGTAGCATCAGCAAAATCTATTAAACCATATAATCTTGTTGTCCCAGGTGCAACTTTGTCAGACGAATTGTTACAGCCTTGTCAATTAT ATTCTCCTAATTGGGTAGTATTTCAACCAAATATAGTGATCGATGTTAAGTTAGGATGCTTATG GTACATAGAACTGAGGTTGGAAGTGTTAATTAAACTTATTAAAGACAAAGTTTTATTAGTAGAATTTCTTATGCAGCGATCTAATgcaaaacaaatattaatacaagTGTTACAACAATTTATGACTGAATTGCCAATAAGTTTAATGGATATTCCAGCAATTTTTGACAAAATTAATCCTGTGTACAGAAATTATCTTGAAAAGGAAATACAGAATCAG atTGGTACACCTCTTcagaataatacaaaaaatggTAGCACTACTACAGAAAATTACaagtacaaattaaaaattgaacaaaGTGATATGTATAGTATCATTTTGCCAAAATTCCCTGAAAATACAATAGAACCAAAAATGATAGTATGGGTCCTTCTAGAATATATCAG GTCTTTAACAGAACATGGAATCCCTGTGGAACATTATTTACACGAGTTAGTTATCACAACATTGGTACATAGGAAAGCATATTATCAATTACATCAATTATTGCAATATCATGTTGTAGCTGACTCGAAACATTTAGCTTGTTTGTTGCTGTccttagaaaatttatatccaGCTGCTCATCAGTTAGCATTAGATATGTTAAAACGATTAGGAAATGCACACGAGGAAATAATCGAAGTACTTTTATCCAAAGGACATATTTTAGCTGCTCTTCG ATATGTCCGTTCAGTGGGAATGATAGATCAAGTATCGGCTCGAAAATTTTTAGAAGCAGCAAAAGCTTCCAACGATGCCactctttttcattctgtCTTCAAATTCTTTGAACAGCGTAATTTAAGGTTACGTAATACAACAGCTTTCACAAGAGGAGAACATTGTCAACCATATGTTcaacattttaaatatttgtttcaagGGACGGATAATGGGTGTAATTCCGATACAAACTCTAATGTTACTACAATCTCATCGTAA
- the LOC127068370 gene encoding regulator of MON1-CCZ1 complex isoform X2: MEKEKEGNDDYYLELSSDPIRFESVSCLTNVFFDDSKQQVFAVRSGGVTGVLVKGPNQNIIFRMEDKGPVISIKFSPDMNILAIQRTNTSVEFMNFSPSHEPDGIEYSQSCKGRTATILGFVWTHGNEILFVTDQGVELFQVNPEKRTTKTLKSSNLVINWFVFCPKSYLVLLSTGTVGNLMQALHVTPGNIQKFTKFEMEPSTTKPGKLAVSERDVALAVLYGTPCIIVLRHQPGANRSVGTAFVYVYTIHKMLTIKKSHILKLDASGRFAINVVDNLIIVHHQASKTSMIFDIMLPGVSDGTVIHHTSVASAKSIKPYNLVVPGATLSDELLQPCQLLFQPNIVIDVKLGCLWYIELRLEVLIKLIKDKVLLVEFLMQRSNAKQILIQVLQQFMTELPISLMDIPAIFDKINPVYRNYLEKEIQNQIGTPLQNNTKNGSTTTENYKYKLKIEQSDMYSIILPKFPENTIEPKMIVWVLLEYIRSLTEHGIPVEHYLHELVITTLVHRKAYYQLHQLLQYHVVADSKHLACLLLSLENLYPAAHQLALDMLKRLGNAHEEIIEVLLSKGHILAALRYVRSVGMIDQVSARKFLEAAKASNDATLFHSVFKFFEQRNLRLRNTTAFTRGEHCQPYVQHFKYLFQGTDNGCNSDTNSNVTTISS; this comes from the exons atggagaaggagaaggaagggaatgatgattattatttggaATTATCTTCTGATCCCATTAGGTTTGAATCCGTTAGCTGTCTCACCAATGTTTTTTTCGATGATTCTAAACAGCAA GTCTTTGCTGTTCGATCTGGGGGTGTCACTGGTGTTTTGGTCAAGGGGCctaatcaaaatataatatttagaatGGAGGATAAAGGTCCGGTGATCTCTATAAAGTTTTCTCCAGATATGAATATACTTGCGATACAACGTACAAACACATCTGTAGAGTTTATGAATTTCTCTCCGTCGCATGAACCAGATGGTATAGAGTACTCTCAGTCTTGCAAGGGAAGGACTGCCACTATATTAGGTTTTGTTTGGACACATggcaatgaaatattatttgttaccGATCAAGGAGTAGAATTGTTTCAA GTAAATCCAGAGAAACGTACTACTAAAACATTGAAATCTTCTAATTTAGTGATTAATTGGTTTGTATTTTGTCCTAAAAGCTATTTGGTTCTATTATCTACTGGTACAGTAGGAAATTTAATGCAAGCATTACACGTAACGCCTGGCAACATTCAAAAATTTACTAAATTTGAAA TGGAACCTAGTACAACCAAGCCAGGAAAGCTCGCTGTCTCTGAAAGAGATGTGGCTTTAGCTGTTTTGTATGGGACACCTTGTATTATTGTTTTGCGACATCAACCAGGAGCTAATCGTTCTGTTGGAACtgcatttgtatatgtatatactattcataa GAtgttaacgattaaaaaaagtcATATTCTTAAGCTTGATGCCAGTGGACGATTCGCTATTAATGTTGTAGATAATCTCATTATTGTTCATCATCAGGCATCAAAG acatcaatgatttttgatataatgtTGCCTGGTGTAAGCGATGGCACTGTGATACATCATACTAGTGTAGCATCAGCAAAATCTATTAAACCATATAATCTTGTTGTCCCAGGTGCAACTTTGTCAGACGAATTGTTACAGCCTTGTCAATTAT TATTTCAACCAAATATAGTGATCGATGTTAAGTTAGGATGCTTATG GTACATAGAACTGAGGTTGGAAGTGTTAATTAAACTTATTAAAGACAAAGTTTTATTAGTAGAATTTCTTATGCAGCGATCTAATgcaaaacaaatattaatacaagTGTTACAACAATTTATGACTGAATTGCCAATAAGTTTAATGGATATTCCAGCAATTTTTGACAAAATTAATCCTGTGTACAGAAATTATCTTGAAAAGGAAATACAGAATCAG atTGGTACACCTCTTcagaataatacaaaaaatggTAGCACTACTACAGAAAATTACaagtacaaattaaaaattgaacaaaGTGATATGTATAGTATCATTTTGCCAAAATTCCCTGAAAATACAATAGAACCAAAAATGATAGTATGGGTCCTTCTAGAATATATCAG GTCTTTAACAGAACATGGAATCCCTGTGGAACATTATTTACACGAGTTAGTTATCACAACATTGGTACATAGGAAAGCATATTATCAATTACATCAATTATTGCAATATCATGTTGTAGCTGACTCGAAACATTTAGCTTGTTTGTTGCTGTccttagaaaatttatatccaGCTGCTCATCAGTTAGCATTAGATATGTTAAAACGATTAGGAAATGCACACGAGGAAATAATCGAAGTACTTTTATCCAAAGGACATATTTTAGCTGCTCTTCG ATATGTCCGTTCAGTGGGAATGATAGATCAAGTATCGGCTCGAAAATTTTTAGAAGCAGCAAAAGCTTCCAACGATGCCactctttttcattctgtCTTCAAATTCTTTGAACAGCGTAATTTAAGGTTACGTAATACAACAGCTTTCACAAGAGGAGAACATTGTCAACCATATGTTcaacattttaaatatttgtttcaagGGACGGATAATGGGTGTAATTCCGATACAAACTCTAATGTTACTACAATCTCATCGTAA